The following are from one region of the Pectobacterium actinidiae genome:
- the asr gene encoding acid resistance repetitive basic protein Asr, which yields MNKVLVMIAGAALGLSSVAFAADTVTSAPVQPSATATTSAPAKTVHHKKHVKTAKPAPAQKAQAAKKHVKKAKPAPAQKAQAAKKHVKKAKPAPAQKAQAAKKHVKKAKPAPAQKAQAAKKHVKKAKTAKPETTTPAA from the coding sequence ATGAATAAAGTATTAGTGATGATCGCCGGTGCGGCACTGGGTCTGTCCTCTGTAGCGTTTGCCGCGGATACCGTAACCAGCGCACCTGTTCAGCCTTCTGCAACGGCCACAACTTCTGCTCCGGCCAAAACCGTTCACCATAAAAAACATGTGAAGACAGCTAAACCGGCTCCTGCACAGAAAGCACAGGCCGCTAAAAAACACGTGAAGAAAGCTAAACCAGCCCCTGCACAGAAAGCACAGGCTGCCAAAAAACACGTGAAGAAAGCCAAACCAGCCCCTGCACAGAAAGCGCAGGCCGCTAAAAAACACGTGAAGAAAGCTAAACCAGCCCCTGCTCAAAAAGCACAGGCCGCTAAAAAACACGTGAAGAAAGCGAAAACTGCAAAACCAGAAACCACTACGCCAGCCGCGTAA
- a CDS encoding type 1 fimbrial protein, with the protein MKRNLQISALLLSTLAATSYTFASPSSLTGIIRFSGAIVEPVCDITTRSNNVTVSCERQGEVQTLQMKNGSQHGVLPQGIGSVNSKTLSSNARIVIVSYE; encoded by the coding sequence ATGAAAAGAAACCTGCAAATATCTGCCCTATTGCTGAGTACGCTGGCTGCAACATCGTATACCTTTGCTTCCCCCTCTTCGTTGACCGGCATCATTCGCTTTTCAGGTGCCATCGTCGAACCGGTCTGTGATATTACAACGCGTTCAAATAATGTGACCGTCAGTTGTGAACGACAAGGGGAAGTACAAACGCTACAAATGAAAAACGGCTCACAGCATGGTGTTTTACCGCAAGGCATCGGTTCTGTGAATTCGAAAACCTTAAGCTCCAATGCACGTATCGTGATCGTCAGCTACGAATAA
- a CDS encoding trypsin-like serine peptidase, with translation MRISAWLLCSLPFIAPLSWAESSPTDTAAQKQQQILFFNHDDRDIVPDTAVWPWQAIGQLETASGNLCTATLISPHLALTAGHCVVTPPKGEIDKPVALRFLASENGWRYETTDIEALANKTLAKKLKADGEGWIVPPSAAPLDYALIRLKQTPPDIRPLLLWQDSRQALMQALKNNGQRVTQAGYPEDHQETLYRHQNCLITGWVHTAVMAHQCDTLPGDSGSPLMLNSPAGWVLIGIQSSAPDASERDRADNRAVSVTAIRQQLETLAKLHSPKPSSPK, from the coding sequence ATGCGCATATCAGCCTGGTTGTTATGTTCATTACCCTTTATCGCCCCGCTCAGTTGGGCGGAATCCTCACCGACAGACACCGCCGCGCAGAAGCAGCAACAAATCTTATTTTTCAACCATGACGATCGGGATATCGTTCCCGACACGGCAGTTTGGCCGTGGCAAGCGATTGGACAGTTGGAAACCGCCAGCGGCAACCTCTGTACCGCGACGCTAATCTCCCCGCACCTGGCGCTGACAGCTGGGCACTGTGTGGTCACGCCACCGAAAGGTGAGATAGATAAACCCGTCGCGCTGCGCTTTCTGGCGTCGGAAAATGGCTGGCGTTATGAAACAACGGACATTGAAGCGCTGGCGAATAAAACACTCGCCAAAAAACTGAAAGCCGACGGCGAAGGATGGATCGTTCCGCCTTCAGCAGCACCGCTGGACTACGCCCTGATTCGGCTCAAGCAAACGCCACCCGACATTCGCCCGCTCCTGCTCTGGCAAGACAGCCGCCAGGCGTTGATGCAGGCGTTGAAGAATAATGGTCAGCGCGTCACGCAGGCAGGTTACCCGGAGGATCATCAGGAAACACTTTATCGCCATCAAAACTGTTTGATCACCGGCTGGGTTCACACTGCCGTTATGGCGCACCAGTGCGATACGCTGCCTGGTGATAGCGGCTCCCCGCTGATGCTGAATTCACCAGCAGGCTGGGTGCTCATTGGCATCCAAAGTTCCGCACCCGACGCCAGTGAACGCGACAGAGCTGATAATCGCGCCGTTTCCGTTACGGCCATTCGCCAGCAGTTAGAAACGTTAGCAAAACTACATTCCCCAAAACCAAGTTCACCAAAATAA
- a CDS encoding sensor domain-containing phosphodiesterase, whose protein sequence is MLKHLSHDEKKRMQTLDELQKTDTSQDDILHKLTKLACQLLETPTALVTLTGSTSLHVKAKTHFLLDDMDKIGSFDHFTVQTGQAFICNDAIHDERFKDSPYVTRQPFIRFYAGVPLTTKEGYSIGTFCVIDYVPRTFSKIQLRLLHDLAAIAMVLMEYRNAIGLIDAVTLLPNRQRLIDDISRITDIHEPYLLILIDTIDISYAYEMGCALGMPTVEGLLKDIGVFLRLSLNSSNNLYSAAVGRFALLVKADRKEQVLAELDACAERIHESIASHIPLKLELFVGYTEFQIPAKDPQQILRESMSALRTAISRNIRQFAYDAEADQAQKIAFTLLNELADVLQNNKPGLYLVYQPKLSIKTNTVIGAEALIRWRHPDLGEIYPDQFIPLAEGTTLMRPLTDWVTREAACQVKQWRQEGLTFPVSINVSARNFSENDFIPRLITILENHGLTPRDIDIECVETQKIIESAETLATIQTLQQLGFTIALDDFGTGYSNLSYLRNIPSTVIKLDKSLIKDIKTDRKSRVIVQSIISMLHKLNYIVLAEGVENKETLEHLARFGCDEVQGYYFSRPIPPDAFTSWLTVHSSQTSA, encoded by the coding sequence ATGTTAAAACATTTGAGCCATGACGAAAAAAAGCGCATGCAGACTCTCGACGAATTACAGAAAACCGATACATCTCAAGACGATATCCTTCACAAACTCACGAAACTGGCCTGCCAACTGCTCGAAACTCCGACGGCTCTCGTGACGCTAACCGGCTCCACATCTCTGCATGTTAAAGCGAAAACCCATTTCCTGTTGGATGATATGGATAAAATCGGTTCCTTCGACCATTTTACCGTACAAACGGGTCAAGCATTTATCTGCAATGATGCCATTCATGACGAACGTTTTAAAGACAGCCCTTATGTAACCAGACAGCCTTTTATCCGTTTTTATGCTGGTGTTCCGCTTACAACTAAAGAAGGTTATTCCATTGGGACGTTCTGCGTTATCGATTATGTTCCGCGAACGTTCAGTAAAATCCAACTGCGCCTACTGCACGATTTAGCCGCCATTGCGATGGTGTTGATGGAATACCGCAATGCGATTGGGCTCATTGACGCCGTCACTCTTTTACCCAACCGCCAGCGCCTGATTGACGACATCAGCCGCATTACCGACATCCACGAGCCCTACCTGCTTATTCTGATTGATACCATCGACATTTCTTACGCCTATGAAATGGGATGTGCACTGGGCATGCCGACCGTAGAAGGGCTGCTGAAAGATATCGGGGTCTTTTTACGTCTTAGCTTAAATTCATCGAATAATCTGTATTCTGCCGCCGTAGGCCGTTTCGCCCTGTTGGTGAAGGCCGATAGAAAAGAGCAGGTTCTGGCTGAGCTCGATGCCTGTGCTGAGCGGATCCATGAAAGTATCGCCAGCCATATTCCGCTCAAGCTGGAGCTTTTTGTCGGCTACACAGAATTCCAGATTCCGGCCAAAGACCCACAGCAAATATTGCGTGAATCGATGAGCGCGCTGCGCACCGCCATCAGCAGAAATATCCGCCAGTTTGCTTATGACGCAGAGGCCGATCAGGCGCAGAAAATCGCCTTTACCTTGCTCAATGAACTGGCTGACGTCTTACAGAATAATAAACCGGGTCTATATTTGGTTTACCAGCCGAAATTAAGCATTAAGACTAACACCGTTATTGGTGCCGAAGCGCTGATTCGCTGGCGCCATCCCGATTTAGGTGAAATTTATCCCGATCAATTTATTCCGCTAGCGGAAGGCACAACGCTGATGCGTCCGTTAACGGATTGGGTCACACGAGAAGCGGCATGTCAGGTGAAGCAGTGGCGTCAGGAAGGCTTAACGTTCCCTGTGTCGATTAACGTTTCCGCCAGAAACTTTTCCGAGAATGATTTTATCCCACGCCTCATCACCATTCTGGAGAATCACGGCCTTACCCCTAGGGATATTGACATCGAGTGTGTCGAGACGCAGAAAATCATCGAAAGTGCGGAAACACTCGCCACTATCCAAACGCTACAACAGCTCGGATTTACTATCGCTCTTGATGATTTCGGTACGGGGTATAGCAACTTAAGCTATCTGCGCAATATTCCCTCTACGGTGATAAAGCTAGATAAATCGCTGATTAAAGATATAAAAACTGACCGCAAAAGCCGCGTCATTGTGCAATCGATTATCAGCATGCTACACAAACTGAATTACATTGTGCTGGCGGAAGGGGTGGAGAATAAGGAAACGCTTGAACATCTGGCTCGTTTTGGATGTGATGAAGTACAAGGTTACTATTTTTCCCGACCTATCCCACCCGATGCGTTCACCAGCTGGTTAACGGTTCACTCGTCACAAACGTCTGCATAA
- a CDS encoding EcsC family protein, with the protein MTLLTPQDALAIKQAMALLEAPSFAIQAANLVGKPIEWSLSKLPAMVKNKIQDVVHAALHKAVDAALYTLDDAPARVASPKTHKLAVAASGAVSGFFGAAGLLVELPISTTIMMRSVADIARSEGFSLSDFSVKAACVEVFALGGTQESDDAADSAYYTSRAVLADITRHASRELIGIAGKKSAGKASARMSTSQAGKTLAKLIDAVATRLGVTMTEKMAAQIVPVIGAASGAAINTLFIHHYQNMAKGHFIIKRLEQQYGEEAIRSAYLEIKKQPSPT; encoded by the coding sequence ATGACTCTTCTTACTCCACAGGATGCGCTCGCCATCAAACAGGCCATGGCGCTGCTGGAAGCCCCCTCGTTTGCCATACAGGCGGCCAATCTGGTTGGAAAACCGATTGAATGGAGCCTGTCGAAGCTACCCGCTATGGTGAAAAATAAAATACAGGATGTGGTTCACGCTGCGCTTCACAAAGCGGTAGACGCCGCACTCTATACGCTGGACGATGCTCCTGCTCGTGTAGCCTCGCCAAAGACACACAAACTGGCCGTCGCCGCTTCCGGTGCAGTCAGCGGCTTTTTTGGTGCCGCCGGTCTGCTGGTTGAACTGCCTATCAGCACCACGATCATGATGCGTTCCGTAGCGGATATTGCCCGCAGCGAAGGTTTCTCCCTCAGTGATTTTTCCGTCAAAGCCGCCTGTGTGGAGGTTTTTGCGCTCGGAGGGACACAAGAAAGCGATGACGCTGCCGATTCTGCCTATTACACGTCACGCGCGGTTCTGGCCGATATCACCCGACACGCCAGCCGCGAATTAATCGGCATTGCTGGCAAGAAAAGCGCGGGGAAAGCGTCTGCCAGAATGAGCACGTCACAGGCAGGAAAAACGCTGGCAAAACTGATTGATGCGGTAGCCACCCGATTAGGTGTCACCATGACGGAAAAAATGGCCGCGCAGATTGTCCCGGTGATTGGTGCCGCCAGCGGCGCCGCCATTAATACGCTATTTATTCACCACTACCAAAACATGGCAAAAGGCCATTTCATCATAAAACGTCTGGAGCAGCAGTATGGTGAAGAAGCGATCAGGTCGGCTTACCTTGAGATCAAAAAACAGCCATCGCCGACCTGA
- the hrpA gene encoding ATP-dependent RNA helicase HrpA, translated as MKSPLSALSTQLSELMLRDRQRLRRRLQGAAKVSSPQAQAAIAQDIEGEIAVARQKVENRRASCPAIHYPEQLPVSQKKDEILEALRHHQVIIVAGETGSGKTTQLPKICLELGRGVHGLIGHTQPRRLAARTVADRIAAELETPLGGSVGYKVRFNDQVGDNTLVKLMTDGILLAEIQQDRLLMQYDTLIIDEAHERSLNIDFIMGYLRQLLPKRPDLKVIITSATIDPQRFSRHFNNAPIIEVSGRTYPVDVRYRPVVEDADDSERDQLQAIFDAVDELTREGSGDILVFMSGEREIRDTAEALTRLDLPHTEILPLYARLSNQEQNRVFQSHHGRRIVLATNVAETSLTVPGIRYVIDPGTARISRYSFRTKVQRLPIEPISQASANQRKGRCGRVAAGVCIRLYSEQDFLSRPEFTDPEILRTNLASVILQMTSLGLGDIAAFPFVEAPDKRNIQDGVRLLEELGAINLAENGHYRLTPQGQQLAQLPIDPRLARMVLEARKTGCVREVMVITAALSIQDPRERPMDKKQASDEKHRRFADKDSDFLAFVNLWDYLRDQQKTLSSSQFRRQCRTDFLNYLRVREWQDIYTQLRQVVKELGLPVNSEPADYLSIHCALLTGLLSHIGQKDIEKQEFSGARNARFAIFPGSGLFKKPPKWTMVAELVETSRLWGRIAARIEPEWIEPLAQHLIKRSYSDPHWEKAQGTVMAQEKVTLFGLPIVAARKVNYSQIDPTLAREMFIRHALVEGDWQTHHAFFRANLKLLAEVEDLEHKSRRRDILVDDETLFAFYDQRLPHDIISSRHFDKWWKAASRDNADLLNFEKSMLIKDGAEKVSALDYPNFWHQSSLRLRLSYQFEPGTDADGVTVHIPLPILNQVREEGFEWQIPGVRRELTIALIKSLPKPLRRNFVPAPNYAEAFLARATPLEKGLLDALERELRLMTGVTVPREAWQWDQVPDHLKITFRVIDEKNRTQREGKDLNALKDQLKDKVQQTLSSVADDGLEQRGLHVWSFGSLPDCYEQKRGGYSVKAYPALVDEKDSVAIRLFDTPHQQQQVMRQGLRRLLLLNIPSPIKYLHEKLPNKAKLGLYFNPYGKVLDLIDDCIACAVDKLIESSGGPVWQEEAFQQLHEKVRAELNDTVVDIAKQVEQILTAVFTINKRLKGRVDMAMALALSDIKSQMNGLVFRGFVTDNGWQRLPDVLRYLHAIERRLEKLAQDVHRDRAQMLKVEQVQQAWQQWWNKLPAERRDDDDVKAVRWMLEELRVSYFAQQLGTPFPISDKRVLQAMEQVEG; from the coding sequence GTGAAATCACCTCTCAGTGCATTATCTACGCAGTTAAGTGAGCTAATGCTTCGCGATCGGCAACGTCTGCGCCGCCGTTTACAGGGCGCGGCAAAGGTCAGCAGCCCACAGGCGCAGGCGGCGATCGCGCAGGACATTGAGGGGGAAATCGCTGTCGCTCGCCAGAAAGTCGAGAACCGACGGGCAAGCTGCCCCGCGATTCACTATCCTGAACAGCTTCCCGTTAGCCAGAAAAAAGACGAGATACTGGAGGCGCTGCGTCATCATCAGGTGATTATTGTCGCAGGTGAAACAGGATCGGGTAAGACCACGCAGTTGCCGAAAATCTGTCTCGAACTGGGGCGCGGTGTGCACGGTCTGATCGGCCACACTCAGCCGCGTCGTCTGGCAGCCAGAACCGTTGCTGATCGCATCGCCGCCGAGCTGGAAACGCCGCTGGGTGGCAGCGTCGGTTATAAAGTCCGGTTTAACGATCAGGTCGGTGACAATACGCTGGTCAAACTGATGACCGACGGTATTTTGCTGGCTGAAATTCAGCAGGATCGCCTGTTGATGCAGTACGACACGTTGATTATCGACGAAGCGCACGAACGCAGCCTGAATATTGATTTCATCATGGGCTATTTGCGCCAGCTGTTGCCAAAGCGCCCCGATTTAAAAGTGATTATTACGTCGGCCACTATCGATCCGCAGCGCTTCTCCCGCCATTTTAATAACGCACCGATCATTGAAGTGTCCGGCCGGACCTATCCGGTAGACGTGCGCTATCGTCCCGTAGTGGAAGATGCGGATGACAGCGAGCGCGATCAACTACAGGCAATTTTTGATGCGGTCGATGAACTGACGCGCGAAGGATCGGGGGATATTCTGGTCTTCATGAGCGGTGAACGTGAAATTCGCGATACGGCAGAGGCGTTGACCCGTCTCGATTTACCGCATACCGAGATCCTCCCGCTGTACGCGCGTCTGTCGAATCAGGAACAGAACCGCGTCTTTCAATCTCATCACGGCCGCCGCATTGTGCTGGCGACCAACGTGGCGGAAACCTCGCTCACCGTGCCAGGGATTCGCTATGTAATCGACCCAGGTACCGCGCGTATCAGCCGCTACAGCTTCCGCACCAAGGTACAGCGCCTGCCGATTGAACCGATCTCGCAGGCATCGGCGAATCAGCGTAAAGGGCGCTGTGGCCGTGTCGCTGCCGGGGTGTGTATTCGTCTCTATTCCGAACAGGATTTCCTGTCGCGGCCTGAATTTACCGATCCTGAAATTCTTCGCACCAATCTGGCTTCCGTTATTCTGCAAATGACATCGTTGGGGCTAGGCGATATCGCCGCGTTCCCATTTGTTGAAGCGCCGGATAAGCGCAATATTCAGGACGGTGTGCGGTTGTTGGAGGAACTGGGGGCCATTAATCTGGCGGAGAACGGACATTATCGCCTGACACCGCAGGGGCAACAGCTGGCGCAATTACCGATCGATCCGCGTTTGGCGCGAATGGTGCTGGAAGCCCGTAAAACCGGCTGTGTGCGTGAAGTGATGGTGATCACTGCGGCGCTGTCGATCCAAGACCCGCGCGAAAGGCCGATGGATAAAAAACAGGCGTCGGATGAGAAACATCGTCGTTTTGCTGATAAGGACTCTGATTTTCTGGCTTTCGTCAATCTGTGGGATTACCTGCGCGACCAGCAAAAAACGCTGTCTTCCAGCCAGTTCCGCCGCCAGTGTCGCACAGATTTCCTTAACTATCTGCGTGTGCGCGAATGGCAGGATATCTACACGCAGTTGCGTCAGGTGGTGAAAGAACTGGGGCTGCCCGTCAACAGCGAACCTGCCGATTACCTGAGTATTCACTGTGCGCTCCTCACTGGCTTGTTGTCGCATATCGGGCAGAAAGATATTGAGAAACAGGAATTCAGCGGCGCGCGCAACGCACGGTTTGCGATTTTTCCTGGCTCCGGATTATTCAAAAAGCCGCCTAAGTGGACGATGGTCGCTGAACTGGTGGAAACCAGCCGTCTGTGGGGGCGTATTGCCGCTCGTATTGAACCCGAGTGGATCGAGCCGCTGGCTCAACATCTGATTAAGCGGAGCTATAGCGATCCCCACTGGGAGAAAGCGCAGGGCACGGTGATGGCGCAGGAGAAGGTGACACTCTTCGGGCTGCCGATTGTCGCGGCGCGCAAGGTGAATTACAGCCAAATCGATCCGACGCTGGCGCGTGAGATGTTCATCCGCCATGCGCTGGTGGAAGGTGACTGGCAAACGCATCACGCCTTTTTCCGCGCCAACCTCAAGCTGCTGGCGGAGGTTGAAGATTTAGAACACAAATCGCGCCGCCGCGACATTCTGGTGGATGACGAGACGTTGTTTGCTTTCTACGATCAGCGTTTGCCGCACGATATCATCTCGTCGCGCCACTTTGACAAGTGGTGGAAAGCCGCCAGCCGGGACAATGCCGACCTGCTTAATTTTGAAAAGAGCATGTTGATCAAAGACGGTGCGGAGAAGGTCAGTGCGCTGGATTACCCAAATTTCTGGCATCAGAGCAGCCTGAGATTACGCTTGTCCTATCAGTTCGAACCGGGCACGGATGCGGATGGCGTAACCGTACATATCCCGTTACCTATTCTCAATCAGGTACGCGAAGAGGGCTTCGAATGGCAGATTCCCGGTGTGCGCCGCGAACTGACGATTGCGCTGATTAAATCGTTGCCTAAACCGTTACGCCGTAACTTTGTTCCCGCACCGAACTATGCCGAGGCGTTTCTGGCTCGTGCCACGCCATTAGAGAAAGGGCTATTGGATGCGCTGGAACGTGAACTGCGGCTGATGACGGGCGTCACGGTGCCGCGTGAGGCATGGCAGTGGGATCAGGTGCCCGATCATCTGAAAATCACCTTCCGCGTCATTGATGAGAAGAATCGGACGCAGCGGGAAGGTAAAGACCTGAACGCGTTGAAAGATCAGCTCAAGGATAAAGTGCAGCAAACGCTGTCATCCGTAGCAGATGACGGGCTGGAGCAGCGCGGCCTGCACGTCTGGAGTTTTGGTTCGCTGCCGGACTGCTATGAACAGAAGCGGGGCGGCTATTCAGTCAAAGCCTATCCGGCGCTGGTGGATGAAAAAGATAGCGTGGCGATTCGCCTGTTCGATACGCCGCATCAGCAGCAGCAGGTGATGCGGCAGGGGTTGCGCCGTCTGTTACTGTTGAATATTCCGTCGCCGATCAAATATCTGCATGAAAAACTGCCGAACAAGGCGAAACTCGGTCTCTATTTCAATCCGTACGGCAAAGTGTTGGATCTCATCGATGACTGTATCGCCTGCGCGGTGGACAAATTGATTGAATCATCCGGTGGCCCGGTCTGGCAGGAAGAAGCCTTCCAGCAACTGCATGAAAAAGTGCGTGCGGAGCTGAACGATACGGTGGTTGATATCGCCAAACAGGTTGAGCAAATCCTGACGGCCGTCTTCACCATTAACAAGCGTCTGAAAGGGCGTGTAGATATGGCGATGGCGCTGGCGTTAAGTGATATCAAGAGCCAGATGAACGGCCTGGTGTTCCGTGGTTTTGTGACCGACAACGGCTGGCAGCGTCTGCCGGATGTGCTGCGTTATCTGCATGCGATAGAACGCCGTCTGGAGAAACTGGCGCAGGATGTCCACCGCGATCGGGCACAGATGCTGAAAGTAGAGCAGGTTCAACAGGCGTGGCAGCAGTGGTGGAATAAGCTGCCTGCGGAGCGACGTGATGACGACGACGTGAAAGCGGTGCGTTGGATGCTTGAGGAGCTGCGCGTCAGCTACTTTGCCCAGCAGCTAGGGACGCCATTCCCGATCTCGGATAAGCGCGTCTTGCAGGCAATGGAGCAAGTCGAAGGGTAA
- a CDS encoding FMN-dependent NADH-azoreductase, which translates to MSKVLVLKSSILAGYSQSNQLADHFTTEWQSAHPNDSITVRDLAAQPIPVLDGELVGALRPSDAALTPRQQEALKLSDELIAELQAHDVIVIAAPMYNFNIPTQLKNYFDLVARAGVTFRYTEQGPEGLVKGKRTIVLTSRGGIHKGTPTDLLEPYLRVFLGFLGLNDLEFVFAEGYGYGPDVAQKATETAKTQLSQLVTA; encoded by the coding sequence ATGAGCAAAGTATTGGTTCTGAAATCAAGCATTCTGGCAGGTTATTCTCAGTCAAACCAACTGGCCGACCACTTCACCACCGAATGGCAGTCTGCGCATCCAAACGACAGTATCACCGTCCGCGACCTGGCTGCTCAACCGATTCCGGTTCTTGATGGCGAATTAGTTGGCGCACTGCGTCCTTCTGATGCCGCCCTGACCCCTCGTCAACAGGAAGCCCTGAAGCTGTCCGACGAGCTGATCGCCGAATTGCAGGCACATGACGTTATCGTGATCGCCGCGCCAATGTATAACTTCAACATTCCGACCCAGTTGAAGAACTATTTCGACCTGGTGGCGCGCGCGGGTGTAACATTCCGCTACACCGAGCAGGGTCCGGAAGGTCTGGTGAAAGGTAAACGCACTATCGTATTAACCAGCCGTGGCGGCATCCATAAAGGCACGCCAACCGATTTACTGGAACCGTACCTGCGTGTATTCCTGGGCTTCCTCGGTCTGAACGACCTGGAGTTCGTGTTTGCAGAAGGCTATGGCTACGGCCCAGATGTGGCACAGAAAGCCACCGAAACGGCGAAAACTCAGTTGTCTCAACTGGTCACTGCATAA